A portion of the Algisphaera agarilytica genome contains these proteins:
- a CDS encoding squalene/phytoene synthase family protein — protein sequence MPRPIIQELETYGPDRSDALSPAQAREYTQAMTRANHENFSVASRFLPRELRDDFHAVYAFCRWADDLGDERAEGDDPSRGIELLEWWSDELERCYRGEPRHPVFVALHETIQKHDLPQQPFADLISAFTQDQYQKRYETWDQVLDYCTRSANPVGRLVLRLYGTHDDEADQLADATCTALQLANFWQDVRRDILERDRVYIPADLATVHGLELEAMVRLTRLDEAVRCAACGTAALANSGLGKASGGLGELMPAYRATLHALVQKTWPLFEEGRQLWPVVGPRVRSDLKLYTLGGETVLRKIERLRYDTWTQRPVIGNLTKAKLMLRVLAGRVFGG from the coding sequence ATGCCACGCCCGATCATCCAGGAACTCGAGACCTACGGCCCGGACCGCAGCGACGCCCTCTCGCCGGCCCAGGCCCGCGAGTACACCCAGGCCATGACACGGGCCAACCACGAGAATTTCTCCGTCGCCAGCCGATTTCTGCCCCGCGAGCTGCGAGACGATTTTCACGCGGTCTACGCCTTCTGCCGCTGGGCGGACGACTTGGGCGATGAGCGGGCCGAGGGCGACGACCCTTCGCGCGGCATCGAGCTACTCGAGTGGTGGTCCGACGAGCTGGAGCGCTGTTACCGGGGCGAGCCACGCCACCCGGTGTTCGTTGCGCTGCACGAAACGATCCAGAAGCACGACCTGCCCCAGCAACCCTTCGCGGACCTGATCTCCGCGTTCACGCAGGACCAGTACCAGAAACGCTACGAGACCTGGGACCAGGTGCTGGACTACTGCACGCGCAGCGCGAACCCCGTCGGCCGACTGGTGCTTCGGCTGTACGGCACGCACGACGACGAAGCGGACCAACTCGCCGACGCGACGTGCACCGCCTTGCAGCTGGCCAACTTCTGGCAGGACGTTCGGCGCGACATCCTCGAACGCGACCGGGTCTACATCCCGGCGGACCTCGCGACGGTCCACGGCCTGGAACTCGAAGCGATGGTCCGACTCACCCGCCTCGACGAAGCGGTGCGCTGCGCCGCGTGCGGGACCGCTGCCCTCGCCAACTCGGGCCTGGGCAAGGCCTCGGGCGGGTTGGGCGAATTGATGCCGGCGTATCGCGCCACGCTGCACGCGTTGGTGCAGAAGACCTGGCCGTTGTTTGAGGAAGGGAGGCAGCTCTGGCCGGTGGTGGGGCCGCGGGTCCGCAGCGACCTGAAGCTCTACACGCTGGGCGGGGAGACGGTGCTGCGGAAGATCGAACGGCTGCGCTACGACACGTGGACCCAGCGGCCGGTGATCGGCAACCTGACCAAGGCGAAGTTGATGTTGCGTGTGCTGGCGGGACGCGTGTTCGGCGGGTAG
- a CDS encoding YbaB/EbfC family nucleoid-associated protein, with the protein MFDQMKNLKQLAGLMGNAGEIKAKFEAMQAELENKTAEADAGAGAVRVTVNGHLRVVGVHIDPAMTTALVGSGTEADKGMVEELIASATNAAMAKAQLMIKDEMASVTGGLNLPGMDQLMGG; encoded by the coding sequence ATGTTCGACCAAATGAAAAACCTCAAGCAGCTCGCCGGCCTCATGGGCAACGCGGGTGAGATCAAAGCCAAGTTTGAAGCCATGCAGGCCGAGCTCGAGAACAAGACCGCCGAGGCCGACGCCGGGGCGGGTGCGGTGCGGGTGACGGTGAACGGCCACCTGCGCGTCGTCGGCGTCCACATCGACCCCGCCATGACCACCGCGCTGGTCGGCAGCGGCACCGAAGCGGACAAGGGCATGGTCGAGGAACTCATCGCCTCGGCCACCAACGCCGCGATGGCCAAAGCCCAACTCATGATCAAGGACGAAATGGCCTCGGTCACCGGCGGGCTGAACCTGCCGGGCATGGATCAGCTCATGGGCGGCTGA